One segment of Saprospiraceae bacterium DNA contains the following:
- a CDS encoding 6-carboxytetrahydropterin synthase, translating to MKVAVIRRAHFNAAHRLHNPAWSDAKNKEVFGLCNNPNWHGHNYELEVKVTGDIDPDTGMVIDLGWLADLIKREVEQRFDHKNLNLDTAEFRNLNPTAENICVVIYMILRQQIPKKYDLHVRLYETPRNFVEYPA from the coding sequence ATGAAAGTCGCCGTTATTCGCCGTGCTCATTTCAACGCCGCCCATCGGTTGCACAACCCCGCTTGGTCGGATGCCAAGAACAAAGAGGTGTTTGGGCTTTGCAACAACCCCAACTGGCATGGCCACAACTACGAGTTGGAGGTGAAGGTGACAGGTGATATTGACCCCGACACGGGCATGGTGATTGACCTCGGTTGGCTGGCCGATTTGATAAAACGCGAGGTGGAACAGCGATTTGACCACAAAAACCTGAACTTGGACACCGCCGAATTTAGAAACCTGAACCCGACCGCCGAAAATATCTGCGTGGTGATTTACATGATTCTGCGCCAGCAGATTCCGAAAAAATACGACCTTCATGTGCGGCTTTACGAGACACCGCGCAATTTCGTGGAGTATCCCGCCTAA